The Brassica oleracea var. oleracea cultivar TO1000 chromosome C6, BOL, whole genome shotgun sequence genomic interval TTCTCACTCAAATAAACTTCGATGTCAAATTAGGAATTTAAGTGGATTCAAAGTTCAAACTAATAGTCTTTGAGTGAATTAAGAATTTGATTGAATTAGGAAAACATAGGAGTTCAAATTACAATCTTAATGATGTTATCGCTTATGAAACAATAATATTGATGCTACTTGTATTCTCTGTAAGGCGACACAAAAAAGTTGGTCTTTACATGTCCCTGGACTCGATGAAGGTCTGGAACGGGTTTTCTCAAGTGCTTCTTCAGAATAAGTACACCACTGAATAGACTGCTCGATACGCTTTTCAAGCTGACGGTCTATAGTACATAGAGAGAGATCAGTAATTCAAGAAGACATTGAGAGATACCACAAAGACGAGATCTGATTTGGTAAGTTTATTGACAAGATTGTCAAGAACATATTATGCTCTTTGCAGGAAGTAGGTTACATGGCTGGGAGCAAGGATGCAAATATTAACCAAGTAGTGTTAGTTTAGTGGTTGAAGAATTCGAGTATCGTATAAAGTCATTTGTTTTGGGTTTGATTTCTGTTGAGAATAAAGTTGTTGATAGTTGGTTAGTTTGGGCTTGAATTTCGGTTCATATAGTTTACATGGTAGTTACTTTGACATTAATTAGTTTAAATCCTAATCCATTTTAGAGTAAAAATAGAATAATGAAAAAAAGATAAATGTATTACTCCATCAATTTAAATGAAATAGGATTAAAGCATTTCTTACCTCAAACTTTATTTTGGAGTAAAAACTGGAGTGAAGTTGGAGATGTTAAAGCATACATTAGAAATATTGGGTTTCAGTAAATTAAATTTATCCATACAATGCCACAGTTAAAGTTAAATTCGGAACACTTCTATCAGTTGAACCAAAACCATGTACTTACCTGAATGGCGTTACTATACTTTAGTGATCAAGAAACAATCCATAGAGATTGAGATATGTTTGCCTTTAATTTGAATGAATTATCCCAAAATATACAAGTACGTACACAATGAATAAAAAACTATAGTTTTAACAAATAAAACCCATTGTAATCAAAGTTTTTAACAAATAAAACAGATTCACAAAGCATATAAGAGTTTGTTTATGGATGCTTCTTAGAAGCTGTTTGTTTCTCGAGTTGTTCGAAAAGAGAACCATCGTACGCAGCTCTCACTGTCTCTTTGTGCAACAGACCGTTCTTGTCTTTACACAAATAATGCAGCATCTTCCACTCCGTATATCCAGCAATCCTGCATTTTTTAACTCTAAATATTATTGATCGCGTTTCCGGTTATAATGGAAACTAAACCGGTTGGGATACTTACGCTCCTTTGCGATCATTAGGCTCTTTGTTTGCGTTGAGTAGTTGTTCGAGCTCCTCCCCCGTCAAAGCATCGGGATGTGTCTTTGAATGCTTCGCGAACATCTCCTCGAACTTTGATGCCACAAACCTCCAAAAAAATTATAGAAAAAAATACAGTAGTTTTAATTAAAATATACTAAAATCATCAGAATTTGCGTAATTTAACACTCCCTCCGTTCCTTAAAATTACATATTTTAGAGAAAAATTTTGTTTCAAAAAGATACATCTTTTATATTTTAATGCATATTTTATCAACTAATTGCAAACTTCAAAAAACTTAATTGCACTAGTTAAATTTTTATTGGCTTAAAATTATAGAAAAAAAATAAACACAAAAAACTATGCAAATTTAGTGTGTTTTATTAAGATGTGTGAAAAATCTAGAATATACTTTCTCTGTTCCTTAAAGTTACATATTCTAGAGAAAAAAATTATTTTTAAAAGATCTATTTTTTACATTTTCAATGCATATTTTATTAACTGATTGCAAATTTCAAAAAACTTAATTGCTCTAGTTGAATTTTTATTGGCTTAAAATTATGGAAAAAATATAAACACAAAAAAATATGTAAATTTAATATGTTATTAAAACGTGTGAAAAATCTAGAATATGTAACTTTATGGAACAAAAGGAGTATAACTTGGAACATGGGAGTATATACTACACGCAAGTTATCAGATACCTGCCATCCTTATCGTAAACGCCTGAATCGCTGCCATGTTTGGCAAGGTGAATATTCTTAACCTCTATGGGAAATGAGAAGGAGAAACCTTTACCCTGCAGATCAAAACACATATCACTGATTCCTTTTGTCATAAGCTATGAAATTAACACTACCAATATTTAAATTTTTAATTGTGTTAATAGTTCAGATTTCAAGTTACCGGACGAGTTTTGCTGCTTAGACCCATGTTGATGAACAGAGAAGCAAATGCCGACAAGAGATAGCCACATCCGATTGCTCTAAACCCTGTTCTTGTTTTTGGTCATTCGGCATGATCCGACCGTAACATCAGTCAAAGAATATAAAAAAAAATCTTTATTTTTACTACAGAATCCACAAGTCCACGCACTATAAAGAAAACAAAAGATCCCCAAGGCAAATATAATTTTAGAGATTATGAGATTCATCAAGACATCCTGGTCTAACTAAAGAGTTATTCTTTTTCAAACCGTACCTTGATATGTCTCCGAGGGATAAACGATGCCATCTTTGTTCCGGTCAAAGAAGGCCACATGTCTCTGCAAGAAGTTATCCTCTTCTGGCACAAATTTCACTCCTAGAAAAAGCCCAAAACGTTTCAAGATCGATTTTATCATGGTACATATTGAATAAGAATGATAGAAAAGTACCAGGTGATGCAGAGGAAGCCATGATCAGAGAGAGACAAGGAAAAAGGAAACGGCTGGAAAGAGAGAAGTCACAGAAAAAGTGAGAAGAAAATAGCGAAACACTCTTCTTTTATATTTACTTTTTTTTTGTATCTTTAGATTTAAGAAAAAGAGAACTGTTCGTCATGTTATTCTATTGATGATAATGTAATTAAAGATTCGATTCGATCTGTAATTTGTTCTTTTATGATTCTTTTAACGAAAACGAGAAATTGAGTGGGAAGCGTCAGGCATTTAATATTGGCTTCATTCATGCACCACGTTGCTTTCGCTGGTTTTTATTTGTCTTCCCTTTTTTCCTCTTCTACTTTAGTACTCCTTTCCCGAAAATAAGAATTTTTAGATTTTTTAGATTTTTTTTTTCCACAAAGATAGATTTTCTATATTGTTAAAGTACTTTTTATACTTTTGAGAAACATTAATTGAGAATATTTGAATTAATTAAATTTTATTGATGGAAAGTTATTGAAAAATGAATAATAAAATAAAAAATAAATTAAATTTTAAACATTTATTAAATTTTTAATAAGTGTGCATACTCTAGAAAATCTTACTTTTAGAAACAGAGAGAGTATTTCGCATTTAAATAATTTTTTTTGGTCAACTAACATTTAAATAATATATTTAGGTGTCTTATTTAACATTGAATTTGAAATTAATTATATCAGGTTTTATAACCCATTCGTATCTAATAATTGATTGTAAAATATTTATATCATTAAGTTTCAAAAATATGTATAAAAATTATAAATTATTTATTATTGTACTTAAAACATTTTTCTGAAAGATTTTGGAATCTAGTGTATAAATTTTTGTATTTACAATATTTTCATTTTAAAAAAAAAATCTAGCTATTATTATTTTTTGTATTTAAATATTTTACTAAATCATTTTTAAATTTATGGTCATTCAATTTAGAAAATCAAATACAAAAATTAAATCTTGTGTTATTCATGTTTGATAGATTCTTACAGTTCATTTAAAAAGAGTTTAAATTTAATTTCATTTGTAAACTATTGTAACAAATTTTATTATTATCTTCAAATTTTATAATTAT includes:
- the LOC106298952 gene encoding probable peroxygenase 4, translated to MASSASPGVKFVPEEDNFLQRHVAFFDRNKDGIVYPSETYQGFRAIGCGYLLSAFASLFINMGLSSKTRPGKGFSFSFPIEVKNIHLAKHGSDSGVYDKDGRFVASKFEEMFAKHSKTHPDALTGEELEQLLNANKEPNDRKGAIAGYTEWKMLHYLCKDKNGLLHKETVRAAYDGSLFEQLEKQTASKKHP